Proteins found in one Oribacterium sp. oral taxon 102 genomic segment:
- a CDS encoding RluA family pseudouridine synthase encodes MERWRETADYAVVYKAPGEDSERDMPEGLRCVHRLDKAASGLLVYGKSREAAAALSEQLRSRTLRKSYLIVVDGIPSEREGELTDFLYKDSAKQKMFPVRRKRAGVKEARLCYRVLAVEEGRALIRVELETGRFHQIRAQFAARGLPLLGDMKYGSRVKTEMLALLCDRLRFLDPGSGEEITAELPLPEAFPWKRREDVR; translated from the coding sequence ATGGAGCGATGGAGAGAGACGGCGGACTATGCTGTGGTATACAAAGCGCCGGGCGAGGATTCGGAGAGAGATATGCCGGAGGGGCTGCGCTGTGTGCATCGGCTGGATAAGGCGGCCTCTGGGCTTCTGGTTTACGGGAAGAGCCGGGAGGCAGCCGCGGCGCTGTCCGAGCAGCTGAGGAGCCGGACGCTCCGGAAGAGCTACCTGATTGTGGTGGATGGCATCCCGTCGGAGCGGGAGGGCGAGCTTACAGATTTCCTTTATAAGGACAGCGCGAAGCAGAAGATGTTTCCGGTCAGACGGAAGCGGGCAGGCGTAAAGGAGGCGCGGCTTTGCTACCGGGTGCTGGCTGTGGAGGAGGGACGAGCCCTCATTCGGGTGGAGCTCGAGACGGGGCGCTTCCATCAGATCCGGGCACAGTTCGCGGCGCGGGGGCTCCCCCTGCTCGGAGACATGAAGTATGGCTCCCGGGTGAAGACGGAGATGCTCGCGCTGCTTTGTGACCGGCTCCGCTTTCTGGATCCGGGGAGCGGAGAGGAGATCACGGCAGAGCTTCCGCTGCCGGAGGCATTTCCATGGAAGAGGAGGGAAGATGTACGCTGA
- a CDS encoding RNHCP domain-containing protein, with protein sequence MLRASASRGNGDGGGRIRPDYRREACREHFSCAHCGAEISPEGAGSGHRNHCPHCLHSLHVDVEPGDRASDCRGDMEPIAIWVKDGGEWAIVHRCKKCGKLSTNRVLADDDPLQLMSLAVRALANPPFPLRMLRDCLKREG encoded by the coding sequence CTGCTCCGTGCGTCCGCATCTCGAGGGAATGGGGACGGGGGTGGGAGAATCCGTCCGGATTATCGGCGGGAGGCCTGCCGCGAGCATTTTTCGTGTGCGCATTGCGGCGCGGAGATCTCGCCGGAGGGAGCCGGCTCCGGGCACCGAAATCACTGCCCGCATTGCCTGCACAGTCTCCATGTCGATGTTGAGCCCGGGGACCGCGCCTCGGACTGCCGCGGCGATATGGAGCCGATCGCGATCTGGGTGAAGGACGGCGGAGAGTGGGCGATCGTCCATCGCTGCAAAAAATGCGGGAAGCTGAGCACGAACCGGGTGCTGGCGGACGACGATCCGCTCCAGCTGATGTCTCTCGCGGTGAGGGCGTTGGCGAACCCGCCCTTTCCGCTGCGGATGCTACGGGACTGCCTGAAAAGGGAGGGCTGA
- a CDS encoding phosphatase PAP2 family protein, with protein sequence MRRIRDFLKEYRHLWVLSYGIVYLLWFRFLERSVTVRTGYHIIHSVLDDRIPFCEYFVVPYFLWFLYIAAGVLYFFFVNREDYYRVCTFLFSGMTASLLICTVYPNGTDLRPFFDPGKNAFTKLVGWLYRTDTCTNVFPSIHVYNSIAMHIAISKSRNIGRLHFGKWIKWGSLLLSTSICCATVFLKQHSMLDVGGAVVLASIVYGCIYGYPVFEMKPQWDKL encoded by the coding sequence ATGAGGAGAATCAGGGATTTTTTAAAGGAATACCGGCACCTCTGGGTTCTGTCCTACGGCATCGTTTACCTTTTGTGGTTCCGTTTTCTGGAGCGAAGCGTGACGGTCAGAACCGGCTATCATATCATTCACAGCGTACTGGATGACCGGATCCCGTTCTGCGAGTACTTCGTCGTCCCCTACTTCCTGTGGTTCCTCTATATCGCGGCGGGCGTGCTCTATTTCTTCTTCGTGAACAGAGAGGACTACTACAGAGTATGCACCTTCCTTTTTTCGGGAATGACGGCAAGCCTGCTGATCTGCACCGTTTATCCGAACGGAACCGATCTTCGTCCCTTCTTCGATCCCGGGAAGAATGCGTTCACGAAACTTGTCGGCTGGCTCTACCGAACGGATACCTGCACGAACGTGTTTCCGAGCATCCATGTCTACAATTCCATCGCGATGCATATCGCAATCTCGAAGAGCCGGAATATCGGCAGGCTGCACTTCGGAAAATGGATAAAGTGGGGATCACTCCTGCTTTCCACCTCGATTTGCTGCGCGACAGTCTTCCTGAAACAGCATTCCATGCTCGATGTGGGAGGGGCTGTCGTCCTCGCGAGCATCGTATATGGCTGTATCTACGGCTATCCGGTATTTGAAATGAAGCCGCAGTGGGATAAGCTATGA
- a CDS encoding DUF5662 family protein: MNYFRNALGHFRTITRHKAEVLRGCFRIGLYRQGLLHDLSKYGWEEFRAGVLYYQGTRSPNSVERLRTGVSPAWLHHKGRNKHHYEYWCDYKLDDPRQLIGCRMPYRYVAEMFCDRVAASKIYRGAQYTDASPWEYFQNTKDSPLIHPITNREISELLRMLREEGEDRTFAYLREEVKRRRRERDFF, from the coding sequence ATGAATTATTTTCGGAATGCGCTGGGGCACTTTCGGACGATTACGCGGCACAAGGCGGAGGTACTGCGGGGCTGCTTCCGGATCGGTCTGTACCGGCAGGGGCTGCTCCATGATCTCTCGAAATACGGCTGGGAGGAGTTCCGGGCAGGCGTCCTCTATTATCAGGGAACGCGGAGCCCGAACAGCGTCGAGCGCCTCCGAACCGGCGTCTCCCCGGCGTGGCTGCATCACAAGGGTCGAAACAAGCATCATTACGAATACTGGTGCGACTACAAGCTGGATGATCCGAGACAGCTGATCGGCTGCCGGATGCCCTACCGCTATGTGGCAGAGATGTTCTGTGACCGGGTGGCGGCGTCGAAGATTTATAGGGGCGCGCAGTACACGGATGCCAGCCCATGGGAGTATTTTCAGAATACCAAGGATTCTCCTCTGATCCATCCGATTACGAACCGTGAGATCAGTGAGCTCCTCCGGATGCTCCGGGAGGAGGGGGAGGACAGAACCTTCGCCTATCTTCGGGAAGAGGTGAAGCGCCGCAGGCGGGAGAGGGATTTCTTCTGA
- a CDS encoding RrF2 family transcriptional regulator: protein MMISTKGRYALTIMIDIAAHEHDGSPISIKDISERQGLSVKYLEQIISLMVKGGFLRSVRGAKGGYLLTRSADILSVGDILDAAEGTLAPVDCLKDGNRCQKSASCPTFPLYKEIDDAIYSVVNRYRLSDLVQMNRNVEELENNFGAGI, encoded by the coding sequence ATGATGATTTCCACGAAGGGGCGCTACGCCCTCACGATCATGATCGACATCGCCGCGCATGAACATGACGGCAGCCCGATCTCCATTAAAGACATCTCCGAGCGGCAGGGATTATCTGTAAAATATCTGGAGCAGATCATCTCTCTGATGGTCAAGGGCGGCTTCCTGCGGAGCGTCCGCGGCGCGAAGGGCGGCTATCTCCTGACCAGATCTGCCGACATTCTCAGCGTCGGAGACATCCTTGACGCCGCCGAGGGAACGCTCGCACCGGTCGACTGCCTGAAGGACGGCAACCGCTGCCAGAAGTCGGCGTCCTGTCCGACCTTCCCCCTCTATAAGGAAATCGACGATGCCATCTACTCGGTCGTGAACCGTTACCGTCTCTCCGATCTGGTGCAGATGAATCGGAATGTTGAGGAGCTCGAGAACAACTTCGGCGCAGGGATCTGA
- the pflB gene encoding formate C-acetyltransferase produces the protein MREEWRGFKGGHWLKDVNVRDFIQENYTPYEGNADFLAASTASTDKLWGRVQELQREERAKGGVLDCETKVVSGITAYGAAYITEDSKAEEKVVGLQTDKPLKRAFMPYGGIKMAEQAASTYGYEPDADLHKIFTEYHKTHNQAVFDAYTPEMLLARKNKILTGLPDTYGRGRIVGDYRRVALYGIDFLVEEKQRDFANCGCGIMTDDIIRQREEIAEQIKALKQMKVMAAAYGFDISVPAKNAREAVQWLYFGYLAAIKTQNGAAMSVGRVSTFLDIYIERDLRDGVLTEAEAQELIDHFVMKLRMVKFARIPSYNQLFSGDPVWATLEVAGMGQDGRSMVTKNDFRFLHTLENMGPAPEPNLTVLYTKRLPENFKDYAARISVKTSSVQYENDDVMRPVWGDDYSICCCVSATQTGKEMQFFGARANLAKCLLYAINGGRDEQTKMQVGPEYAPITDEYLDYDVVMKKYDKMMDWLAGIYVNVLNLIQYMHDKYYYEAAEMALIDTDVRRTFATGIAGFSHVVDSLSAIKYAKVRTVRDESGMAIDYEVEGDFPRYGNDDDRADDIAVELLRTFLTKIKKYHTYRNSEPTTSILTITSNVVYGKATGSLPDGRKSGAPLSPGANPSYGAEKNGLLASLNSVAKLPYEYALDGISNTQTINPSALGHNEDEETATLVRVMDGYFAKGAHHLNVNVFGVEKLRDAMEHPEKPEYANFTIRVSGYAVKFIDLTREQQLDVISRTEHKSL, from the coding sequence ATGAGAGAAGAGTGGAGAGGCTTTAAGGGAGGTCACTGGCTGAAAGACGTGAACGTGCGCGACTTCATCCAGGAGAACTATACGCCGTACGAGGGAAATGCGGACTTCCTCGCGGCTTCCACGGCAAGCACCGACAAGCTCTGGGGCAGGGTGCAGGAGCTGCAGAGGGAGGAGCGGGCGAAGGGCGGCGTCCTCGACTGCGAGACCAAGGTCGTGTCCGGGATCACTGCCTATGGCGCGGCATATATCACGGAGGATTCCAAGGCAGAGGAGAAGGTCGTAGGACTCCAGACCGACAAGCCGCTGAAGAGAGCCTTCATGCCGTACGGGGGCATCAAGATGGCGGAGCAGGCAGCGAGCACCTACGGCTATGAGCCGGATGCAGATCTGCACAAGATCTTCACGGAATATCACAAGACGCACAATCAGGCGGTTTTCGATGCCTACACGCCGGAGATGCTGCTTGCCCGTAAGAACAAGATCCTGACCGGACTTCCGGATACCTACGGCAGAGGCCGTATCGTCGGCGATTACAGAAGAGTCGCGCTCTACGGCATTGACTTCCTCGTAGAGGAGAAGCAGAGGGACTTCGCGAACTGCGGCTGCGGCATCATGACGGACGACATTATCCGGCAGAGAGAGGAGATCGCGGAGCAGATTAAGGCGCTGAAGCAGATGAAGGTGATGGCTGCCGCCTACGGCTTCGATATCTCCGTACCGGCGAAGAATGCGAGAGAGGCGGTGCAGTGGCTGTACTTCGGCTATCTCGCGGCGATCAAGACACAGAACGGCGCGGCGATGTCTGTGGGACGTGTTTCCACCTTCCTCGACATCTACATCGAGAGAGATTTGCGGGACGGCGTGCTGACCGAGGCGGAGGCGCAGGAGCTGATTGACCATTTCGTAATGAAGCTCCGTATGGTGAAGTTCGCGCGGATTCCTTCCTATAATCAGCTCTTCTCCGGAGATCCGGTCTGGGCGACGCTGGAGGTCGCTGGTATGGGACAGGACGGTCGTTCCATGGTTACGAAGAACGACTTCCGTTTCCTGCATACCCTCGAGAACATGGGACCGGCACCGGAGCCGAATCTCACCGTGCTCTATACGAAGCGGCTGCCGGAGAACTTCAAGGACTATGCGGCGCGGATCTCTGTGAAGACCTCCTCCGTGCAGTATGAGAATGACGACGTGATGCGTCCGGTATGGGGCGACGATTACAGCATCTGCTGCTGCGTATCCGCAACACAGACCGGTAAGGAAATGCAGTTCTTCGGCGCGCGTGCAAATCTCGCGAAGTGCCTGCTCTATGCGATCAACGGCGGCAGAGACGAGCAGACGAAGATGCAGGTCGGCCCGGAGTATGCGCCGATCACCGACGAGTACCTCGACTACGATGTTGTAATGAAGAAGTACGACAAGATGATGGACTGGCTGGCAGGCATCTATGTGAACGTCCTGAATCTGATTCAGTATATGCACGACAAGTACTACTATGAGGCGGCGGAGATGGCGCTGATCGACACCGATGTACGCCGTACCTTCGCGACCGGCATCGCAGGCTTCTCTCATGTGGTGGATTCTCTCTCCGCGATCAAGTATGCGAAGGTGAGGACCGTCCGTGACGAGAGCGGTATGGCGATCGATTACGAGGTAGAGGGCGATTTCCCGCGCTATGGAAATGACGATGACCGCGCAGATGATATCGCAGTAGAGCTGCTGAGAACCTTCCTCACGAAGATCAAGAAGTATCATACTTATCGGAATTCGGAGCCGACGACCTCTATTCTTACCATTACCTCCAATGTTGTATACGGTAAGGCGACCGGTTCTCTCCCGGACGGCAGGAAATCCGGTGCGCCGCTGTCTCCGGGTGCGAATCCCTCCTACGGCGCGGAGAAGAATGGACTGCTGGCATCTCTGAATTCTGTGGCGAAGCTGCCGTATGAGTATGCGCTGGACGGCATTTCGAACACGCAGACCATCAATCCGTCTGCACTCGGACACAATGAGGATGAGGAGACGGCGACACTTGTCCGTGTTATGGACGGCTATTTCGCGAAGGGCGCACATCACCTCAATGTCAATGTATTCGGCGTGGAGAAGCTGAGAGACGCGATGGAGCACCCGGAGAAGCCGGAGTATGCCAATTTCACGATCCGTGTATCCGGCTATGCCGTGAAGTTCATCGACCTGACGAGAGAGCAGCAGCTCGACGTTATCTCGAGAACAGAGCATAAGTCTCTATAA
- the pflA gene encoding pyruvate formate-lyase-activating protein, with amino-acid sequence MGEQIRGAIHSVESFGSVDGPGTRFIIFLKGCHMRCRYCHNPDTWQLESKDWRTADELLDQAERYREYWGEDGGITVSGGDPLVQIDFVTELFEKAKARGINTCLDTSAQPFTREEPFFSAFQRLIRVTDTVLLDIKEIDEEKHKWLTGWTNRNILDCARYLSEQGVDMWIRHVLVPGITDSEEELRRTGAFIDTLKTVKRVEVLPYHTLGIFKYENLHIPYTLKDVEPPTAESVARARELLGA; translated from the coding sequence ATGGGAGAGCAGATCAGGGGGGCGATCCATTCCGTCGAGAGCTTCGGTTCGGTAGACGGGCCGGGAACACGTTTTATCATTTTTCTGAAGGGCTGCCACATGCGCTGCCGCTACTGCCACAATCCCGATACATGGCAGCTTGAATCGAAGGACTGGCGGACGGCGGATGAGCTTCTGGATCAGGCGGAGCGCTATCGGGAGTACTGGGGAGAGGACGGCGGCATCACTGTCAGCGGCGGCGATCCGCTGGTGCAGATCGATTTCGTGACGGAGCTCTTCGAGAAGGCGAAGGCAAGGGGCATCAATACCTGCCTCGATACCTCGGCGCAGCCCTTCACGCGGGAGGAGCCCTTTTTCTCGGCCTTTCAGCGGCTGATCCGCGTGACAGATACGGTGCTTCTGGACATCAAGGAGATCGATGAGGAGAAGCACAAATGGCTGACCGGCTGGACGAACCGGAATATTCTGGATTGTGCACGTTACCTCTCCGAGCAGGGTGTGGATATGTGGATCCGGCATGTGCTCGTGCCGGGCATTACGGACAGCGAGGAGGAGCTCCGGCGCACCGGGGCCTTCATTGACACGCTGAAGACGGTGAAGAGGGTCGAGGTGCTCCCCTATCATACGCTCGGCATCTTCAAGTACGAGAACCTCCATATTCCCTATACCCTGAAGGATGTAGAGCCGCCGACAGCAGAATCCGTCGCACGCGCGAGGGAGCTGCTTGGAGCGTAG
- the mgtE gene encoding magnesium transporter, whose protein sequence is MEMEMGRKELERLLEEKQYKKLRRILSEMNEADIAAIMDDMEDEDSLKIFRILPKGIAADVFALLEVEDQRYIIMSLSTSEASRIVDNLMADDATDLLEEMPANIVKKILANASPETRSDINHLLQYPDSSAGSIMTVEYVDLKKDMTVQEAITRVRVLGLDSETVNVCYVLDRKRLLVGTVALRYLLIKQPGEIIGDIMNENVISIKTSTDQEEAARMFQKYDFTTMPVVDNENRLVGIITVDDVMDIMEEEATEDIEKMAAMIPSDKPYFRVGILETFRNRMPWLLVLMVSATFTGAIISRYENALASYVLLTAYIPMLMDTGGNAGSQSSTSVIRGLSLREIEFKDFFSVLWKEGRVAILCGAGLAAANFVKLLLFDHLSLLIAAIICMTLVMVVIFAKLVGAALPMLADRIHLDPTVMASPLITTIVDTVSLWIYFQLVTVFLLHRAG, encoded by the coding sequence ATGGAAATGGAAATGGGCAGGAAGGAGCTGGAGAGGCTCTTAGAGGAAAAGCAGTACAAGAAGCTGCGCAGGATTCTGTCGGAGATGAACGAGGCGGATATCGCTGCGATCATGGATGACATGGAGGATGAGGACAGCCTGAAGATCTTCCGCATCCTCCCGAAGGGCATCGCGGCAGACGTCTTCGCGCTTTTGGAGGTGGAGGATCAGCGCTACATCATCATGTCGCTGTCCACGAGCGAGGCGTCCCGTATCGTCGACAACCTGATGGCGGACGATGCGACAGATCTTCTCGAGGAGATGCCTGCCAACATTGTAAAGAAGATCCTGGCGAATGCGAGTCCGGAGACCCGCTCAGACATCAATCATCTCTTACAGTACCCGGATTCCTCCGCGGGCTCGATCATGACGGTCGAGTATGTGGATCTGAAGAAGGATATGACCGTGCAGGAGGCGATCACCCGCGTCCGCGTGCTGGGACTCGATTCGGAGACGGTAAATGTCTGCTATGTGCTGGATCGGAAGCGCCTGCTGGTCGGAACCGTAGCGCTCCGTTATCTCCTGATCAAGCAGCCCGGTGAGATCATCGGGGATATCATGAATGAGAATGTCATCAGCATCAAGACCTCCACTGACCAGGAGGAGGCAGCGCGGATGTTCCAGAAGTACGACTTCACGACCATGCCGGTCGTGGACAATGAGAACCGGCTGGTCGGCATTATCACGGTCGACGATGTCATGGATATCATGGAGGAGGAGGCGACCGAGGATATCGAGAAGATGGCGGCGATGATCCCCTCCGATAAGCCGTATTTCCGCGTGGGGATACTCGAGACCTTCCGAAACCGTATGCCGTGGCTTCTGGTGCTGATGGTCTCTGCGACCTTCACCGGTGCGATCATCTCGCGCTATGAGAATGCGCTGGCGTCCTATGTGCTGCTGACCGCCTACATTCCGATGCTGATGGATACCGGCGGAAATGCCGGCTCGCAGTCCTCGACCTCGGTCATCCGCGGACTTTCCCTGCGGGAGATCGAGTTTAAGGACTTCTTTTCCGTACTCTGGAAGGAGGGGAGAGTCGCGATTCTCTGCGGAGCGGGCCTTGCAGCGGCGAATTTCGTGAAGCTCCTGCTCTTTGATCACCTGAGTCTGCTGATCGCTGCGATCATCTGCATGACGCTGGTAATGGTGGTGATCTTCGCGAAGCTGGTCGGTGCGGCGCTGCCGATGCTTGCCGATCGGATCCATCTCGACCCGACGGTGATGGCGAGCCCGCTGATCACGACGATTGTGGATACCGTTTCTCTCTGGATCTATTTCCAGCTGGTGACGGTGTTCCTGCTGCACCGGGCAGGCTAG
- a CDS encoding diaminopimelate dehydrogenase encodes MMIRLGILGYGNLARGVESAIRQNPDLELRVIFTRRDPAALSIHTEGVRLDRAENALNYREELDVLLLCGGSATDLPEMTPKYAQHFNVIDSFDTHANIPSHFERVDRAAKASGHLAMISGGWDPGLFSLNRLYAEAVLPEGKHYTFWGRGVSQGHSDALRRIAGVKDARQYTVPIESALDAVRSGRTPELTAREMHLRECFVVAEEGADLARIEREIKTMPNYFADYDTTVHFISQEELDREHRGLPHGGLVLRSGATGFEREHHELIEYRLTLDSNPEFTGSVLAAYGRAVARMAAEGFRGAVTVFDVAPKYLSPKSPEEQRHSLL; translated from the coding sequence ATTATGATTCGACTGGGAATTTTGGGCTATGGTAATCTGGCGCGCGGTGTGGAGAGCGCGATCCGGCAGAATCCGGATCTGGAGCTCCGCGTGATCTTCACGAGGAGAGATCCGGCGGCGCTTTCGATTCATACGGAGGGCGTGAGGCTTGATCGTGCGGAAAATGCTCTGAACTACAGGGAGGAGCTCGATGTACTGCTGCTCTGCGGCGGCTCGGCGACAGATCTTCCGGAAATGACGCCGAAGTATGCGCAGCATTTCAATGTCATCGATTCCTTCGACACGCATGCCAATATTCCTTCTCACTTCGAGAGGGTGGACAGGGCGGCGAAGGCATCCGGGCATCTCGCCATGATCTCCGGCGGCTGGGATCCGGGACTGTTCTCCCTGAACCGGCTCTATGCGGAGGCGGTACTGCCGGAGGGGAAGCATTATACCTTCTGGGGAAGGGGGGTCTCACAGGGGCATTCGGATGCGCTCCGCAGGATCGCGGGCGTGAAGGATGCGCGGCAGTACACTGTTCCGATCGAGTCCGCGCTGGACGCGGTTCGGAGCGGGAGGACTCCGGAGCTTACGGCGCGGGAGATGCATCTCCGGGAGTGCTTCGTCGTAGCGGAGGAGGGAGCGGATCTTGCCCGGATCGAGCGGGAGATCAAGACCATGCCGAACTATTTCGCAGACTATGATACGACCGTACATTTCATTTCGCAGGAGGAGCTGGATCGTGAGCACAGGGGGCTCCCGCACGGCGGTCTGGTGCTGCGTTCCGGTGCGACCGGCTTCGAGAGGGAGCATCACGAGCTGATCGAGTACCGGCTGACGCTGGATTCCAACCCGGAGTTCACCGGCTCCGTGCTCGCCGCCTACGGAAGAGCGGTCGCGAGGATGGCAGCAGAGGGCTTCCGGGGCGCAGTCACTGTCTTCGATGTTGCACCGAAGTATCTGAGTCCGAAGAGCCCGGAGGAGCAGAGACACAGCCTGCTGTGA
- a CDS encoding cell wall-binding protein: MKRGWKIGRMLGACMLCLLFFSVTGRARDVWEQKDGVWYFYTEPDTLPENYERTPYSGWIHADGDVWYYAEASRMMTGWLIVDGSFYYFHDDGRMARNEWVGCFYLGEDGAALTDTTTPDGTRLSIYGSRMRRGKGIEELNEKTARYIGVLKEHPDARAELGSPGQVVLENGNGKRFLIFKTLSLYDRESGALLYSGDGAFEMNAVLERRDGDRITTFRATELLENGTLLGERVFLDPAGLITGISQRGKP; the protein is encoded by the coding sequence ATGAAGAGAGGCTGGAAAATCGGGAGAATGCTGGGGGCATGTATGCTCTGCCTCCTGTTCTTTTCCGTGACGGGACGCGCGCGAGATGTCTGGGAGCAGAAGGACGGCGTATGGTACTTCTATACGGAGCCGGATACGCTTCCGGAGAATTATGAGAGGACGCCCTACAGCGGCTGGATCCACGCTGACGGAGATGTATGGTACTATGCCGAGGCTTCCCGTATGATGACGGGCTGGCTGATCGTGGATGGCAGCTTCTATTACTTTCATGACGACGGCAGGATGGCGCGGAACGAGTGGGTCGGCTGCTTCTACCTCGGAGAGGATGGCGCAGCACTCACGGATACGACGACGCCGGACGGCACGAGACTCAGCATTTATGGATCGAGGATGCGGAGGGGCAAGGGCATAGAGGAGCTGAATGAGAAGACCGCGCGCTATATCGGGGTTCTGAAGGAGCATCCGGACGCACGGGCAGAGCTGGGCAGTCCCGGACAGGTCGTACTGGAGAACGGGAACGGCAAGCGCTTCCTGATCTTCAAGACCCTGTCGCTCTATGACAGGGAGAGCGGCGCGCTGCTTTACAGCGGCGACGGCGCCTTCGAAATGAATGCAGTGCTGGAACGGCGGGACGGTGACCGAATCACGACGTTTCGGGCGACGGAGCTTCTCGAAAACGGCACGCTTCTCGGGGAGAGGGTCTTCCTCGATCCGGCGGGGCTGATCACGGGGATTTCGCAGAGGGGTAAGCCATGA
- a CDS encoding LysR family transcriptional regulator: MTLQQLRQVIMVSDCGSMNEAAKRLFLTQPSLSAAIKALEKEVGIEIFSRSNRGIVVTSEGEEFLGYARQISEQYQLMEDKYLAGTAQKKKFSVSMQHYTFAVEAFIRLARQYEADNKYEFAVHETKTMEVIENVKNQTSELGVLYRNDFNARVIGKILREASLEFIPLFDCNIFVFLAKSNPLAGKALISMEDLRDYPCCSFDQGERNSFYFAEEVLSTYDYRKHIKVNDRSTMLNLMLGLNGYTLCSGIICQELNGPEYTAVPLDTKEKMTIGYIKKRRMPLSELGRRYVSELQRYENQRL; the protein is encoded by the coding sequence ATGACGCTGCAGCAGCTTCGGCAGGTCATCATGGTTTCCGACTGCGGCTCGATGAATGAGGCGGCGAAGCGGCTCTTCCTCACCCAGCCCAGCCTCTCCGCTGCGATCAAGGCGCTGGAGAAGGAGGTCGGGATCGAGATTTTCAGCCGCTCGAACCGCGGGATCGTCGTGACCTCGGAGGGAGAGGAGTTCCTCGGCTACGCCAGACAGATCTCCGAGCAGTATCAGCTCATGGAGGACAAATATCTCGCGGGGACGGCGCAGAAAAAGAAGTTCTCCGTCTCGATGCAGCATTATACCTTCGCGGTGGAGGCATTCATCCGACTTGCGCGGCAGTATGAGGCGGACAATAAATATGAGTTCGCGGTGCATGAGACGAAGACGATGGAGGTCATCGAGAATGTGAAGAACCAGACCAGCGAGCTGGGGGTGCTTTACCGGAACGACTTCAATGCAAGGGTCATCGGCAAGATCCTCCGGGAGGCTTCGCTGGAGTTCATCCCGCTCTTTGACTGCAACATCTTCGTTTTTCTGGCGAAGTCCAATCCGCTCGCGGGGAAGGCGCTGATCTCTATGGAGGATCTCCGGGACTATCCCTGCTGCTCCTTCGATCAGGGAGAACGCAATTCCTTCTACTTCGCGGAGGAGGTGCTCAGCACCTACGATTACAGGAAGCATATCAAGGTCAACGATCGCTCGACAATGCTGAATCTCATGCTCGGGCTGAATGGCTACACGCTCTGCTCCGGCATCATCTGTCAGGAGCTGAACGGTCCGGAGTATACGGCGGTTCCGCTGGATACGAAGGAGAAAATGACGATCGGCTACATCAAGAAGCGGAGGATGCCGCTTTCAGAGCTGGGACGGCGCTATGTTTCGGAGCTGCAAAGATACGAAAATCAACGACTGTAA
- a CDS encoding PTS transporter subunit EIIB: MESSMKILILAVLLLAAFLLGFLYVKYRSRRERGRYLPPKGGRQHVTLESKDLGKTAQQLLPGLGGRENIRSVTADGARLRIEIAQYSAVNETLLRDCGVGGVLRPSKTLLHIIVGERAGELAEQLREAAGL; encoded by the coding sequence ATGGAAAGCAGCATGAAAATCCTGATTCTCGCGGTATTGCTTCTCGCAGCATTTCTGCTCGGCTTCCTCTATGTGAAATACCGGAGCCGAAGAGAGCGGGGGCGCTATCTTCCACCGAAGGGCGGAAGGCAGCATGTCACGCTGGAATCGAAGGATCTCGGGAAGACGGCGCAGCAGCTGCTCCCAGGACTCGGCGGAAGGGAGAATATCCGCTCCGTCACGGCGGATGGCGCGCGGCTTCGGATCGAGATCGCGCAGTATTCTGCGGTCAATGAGACACTGCTCCGGGATTGCGGTGTGGGCGGCGTGCTCCGTCCCTCGAAGACGCTCCTGCATATCATCGTAGGAGAGCGCGCGGGGGAGCTCGCGGAGCAGCTGCGGGAAGCCGCGGGGCTTTGA